A single region of the Microtus ochrogaster isolate Prairie Vole_2 chromosome 2, MicOch1.0, whole genome shotgun sequence genome encodes:
- the Bcl6 gene encoding B-cell lymphoma 6 protein, translating into MASPADSCIQFTRHASDVLLNLNRLRSRDILTDVVIVVSREQFRAHKTVLMACSGLFYSIFTDQLKCNLSVINLDPEINPEGFCILLDFMYTSRLNLREGNIMAVMATAMYLQMEHVVDTCRKFIKASEAEMAPALKPPREEFLNSRMLMPHDIMAYRGREVVENNLSLRNPPGCEGRAFPPSLFSGLSTPPASYPMYSHLPLSSFLFSDEELRDAHARMPVANHFPKDRTLSCDSVRPVPGEYSRPAMEVSPSLCHSNIYSPKEAVPEEARSDMHYSVTEGPKPAAPSARNAPYFPCDKASKEEERPSSEDEIALHFEPPNAPLNRKGLVSPQSPQKSDCQPNSPTESCSSKNACILQASGSPPAKSPTDPKACNWKKYKFIVLNSLNQNAKSEGTEQAELGRLSPRVYPAPPVCQPPLEPENLGLQSPTKLSVSGEDSTIPQASRLNNIVNRSLTGSPRSSSESHSPLYMHPPKCTSCGSQSPQHTEMCLHTAGPTFPEEMGETHSEYSDSSCENGAFFCNECDCRFSEEASLKRHTLQTHSDKPYKCDRCQASFRYKGNLASHKTVHTGEKPYRCNICGAQFNRPANLKTHTRIHSGEKPYKCETCGARFVQVAHLRAHVLIHTGEKPYPCEICGTRFRHLQTLKSHLRIHTGEKPYHCEKCNLHFRHKSQLRLHLRQKHGAITNTKVQYRVSAADLPPELPKAC; encoded by the exons ATGGCCTCACCGGCTGACAGCTGCATTCAGTTCACCCGCCATGCGAGTGATGTTCTTCTTAACCTTAATCGTCTCCGGAGTCGGGACATCTTGACGGACGTTGTCATTGTGGTGAGCCGTGAACAGTTCAGAGCCCATAAGACAGTGCTCATGGCCTGCAG TGGCCTCTTCTACAGCATCTTCACTGACCAGTTGAAGTGCAACCTTAGCGTAATCAATCTAGATCCTGAGATCAACCCTGAGGGGTTCTGCATCCTCTTGGACTTCATGTATACATCTAGGCTCAACCTGCGGGAAGGAAACATCATGGCTGTGATGGCTACAGCCATGTACCTGCAGATGGAGCACGTTGTGGACACGTGCAGGAAGTTCATCAAGGCCAG CGAAGCAGAAATGGCCCCAGCACTTAAGCCTCCCCGAGAAGAGTTCCTGAACAGCCGCATGCTGATGCCCCATGATATCATGGCCTACAGAGGGCGTGAGGTCGTGGAGAACAACCTGTCGCTAAGAAATCCCCCTGGGTGTGAGGGCAGAGCCTTTCCCCCTAGCCTCTTCAGTGGCCTGTCAACACCGCCAGCCTCGTATCCTATGTACAGCCACCTCCCACTCAGCAGCTTCCTTTTCTCTGATGAAGAGCTACGAGATGCCCATGCCCGCATGCCTGTGGCTAACCACTTCCCCAAGGACCGGACCCTCTCCTGCGACAGTGTCAGGCCAGTCCCCGGTGAATATAGCAGACCAGCCATGGAGGTGTCCCCCAGCTTGTGCCACAGCAACATCTACTCACCCAAGGAGGCAGTCCCAGAGGAGGCACGGAGTGACATGCACTACAGTGTGACTGAGGGCCCCAAGCCTGCTGCCCCCTCTGCCCGGAATGCCCCATACTTCCCCTGTGACAAGGCCAGCAAAGAAGAAGAGAGACCCTCTTCGGAGGATGAAATCGCCCTGCACTTCGAGCCCCCTAATGCACCCTTGAACCGGAAGGGTCTGGTTAGTCCCCAGAGTCCCCAGAAATCTGACTGCCAGCCCAACTCACCCACAGAGTCCTGCAGTAGCAAGAACGCCTGCATCCTTCAGGCCTCTGGCTCCCCGCCAGCCAAGAGCCCCACTGACCCGAAAGCTTGCAACTGGAAGAAGTATAAATTCATTGTGCTCAACAGCCTCAACCAGAATGCCAAATCAGAGGGCACGGAGCAGGCAGAGCTGGGCCGCCTCTCCCCTCGAGTCTACCCGGCCCCACCTGTCTGCCAGCCACCTTTGGAGCCTGAGAACCTTGGTCTCCAGTCCCCAACCAAGCTCAGTGTGAGTGGAGAGGACTCAACTATCCCCCAAGCCAGCCGACTCAATAACATCGTGAACAG GTCCCTGACAGGCTCCCCCCGAAGCAGCAGTGAGAGCCACTCACCACTTTACATGCACCCCCCAAAGTGCACGTCCTGTGGTTCTCAGTCCCCACAGCATACAGAGATGTGCCTCCACACTGCTGGGCCCACGTTCCCCGAGGAGATGGGAGAGACCCACTCAGAGTACTCAGATTCCAGCTGTG AGAACGGGGCCTTCTTCTGCAATGAATGTGACTGCCGCTTCTCTGAGGAGGCCTCACTCAAGAGGCACACGCTGCAGACGCACAGCGACAAACCCTACAAGTGTGACCGCTGCCAGGCTTCCTTCCGCTACAAAGGCAACCTCGCCAGCCACAAGACCGTCCACACAG GTGAGAAGCCTTACCGCTGTAACATCTGTGGAGCGCAGTTCAATCGGCCAGCCAACCTGAAGACCCACACTCGAATTCACTCTGGAGAAAAGCCTTACAAGTGTGAGACCTGTGGGGCCAGGTTTGTGCAG GTGGCCCACCTCCGTGCCCATGTGCTCATCCACACCGGAGAGAAGCCGTACCCCTGTGAAATCTGTGGCACCCGCTTCAGGCACCTTCAGACGCTAAAGAGCCACCTGCGcatccacacaggagagaaaccttaccAT TGTGAGAAGTGCAACCTACACTTCCGCCACAAAAGCCAACTGCGACTTCACCTGCGCCAGAAGCACGGCGCCATCACCAACACCAAGGTGCAATACCGCGTGTCGGCTGCTGACCTGCCTCCGGAGCTCCCCAAAGCCTGCTGA